Genomic DNA from Solanum pennellii chromosome 3, SPENNV200:
CTTTCCCTTTTACGGAAAATTTAGATGAACGTATAAGGTAATTAAAGGTAACTAAACATTCTAAATTTACACATTagcctaattttttttctaaattaatagtaatacctatagttattttttaatactaaaatgtgtatatatatatatatataacttgtaTGTCAGTTATTTTAGGTTGAATGTCTGCACACAAACTCGACGATAATAACGGTGAATCAATTGTTTCTTACTTCAAGTCTCATGTGGTCCTTGCTTCTCTGGCTCTTTTGCACCTTCATCAACTCAAACAtgcaaaaatgaagaaaaattatagtaattttacgtaacaaaaaaatcaaaaatgaaCCAAACAAGTAAATTTTTCTTTAGTTAACAAATGAAAAATCCCGAAATttacttggaaaataatttcataacgGGGAGGAATATAGTAATTTTGAAGAAATAACATGGACATTTTTCGTGTTATGATTGTTTGCATCGTCTTGTTGATGATTTACCCCGTGAAAATAATGTCAGTTTCGGATACTGATGCTTTGTTGAAGCTGAAACAATCATTTACAAATGCAGCTTCATTGGAATCATGGAAACCTGGAACGGATCCGTGTGATAAAAATATACGTTGGTTGGGTGTTTTTTGTCAGAAAAAAATAGTTACTGGACTTCTTCTTGCAGAAACGAATTTATCTGGAACAATAGACATTGAGGCATTATCACAAATGACTGGTCTGCGTACACTTAGTTTTCAAAGCAATTTATTTTCTGGACCAATGCCGGAATTCAATCGAATGGGTGCTTTAAAAGGTCTTTATTTGTCGGAAAATCAATTTTCTGGTGAAATTCCTTCAAATTACTTTGCAAAAATGTTGTCCTTGAAGAAGTTATGGCTCTCTGACAACAAATTTTCCGGTGAAATTCCGGCGTCATTAATGGAGCTGCAATATCTCATTGAATTGCACCTGGAGAACAATCAGTTCACAGGTCCAATACCCCCAATGTCGAAGCAGTCAACGTTAGAATCAATCgatttttctaataataacTTGAAAGGGGAAATCCCTGTTTCGTTATCAAGATTCAATGAGAGTTCGTTTAAGGGGAATTCCGAGCTTTGTGGTGAGAAATTAGGCAAACCTTGTAATCAAGCCATAAATAGCAACAACACTAATAATAATGGCACTCAACAAAGTCCGGATAGTAATTCTAATAAAAGCATCTCAATGTGGATTGTGATATCATCAGTTGTTCTGTTATTGATCGTGATCATAGTAATATACCTCATATGTCGCTACCAACAAAGTCGTCGTGCTTCCATTGAAAGTTTTGATGAGCCATCACTTGGGAGGCGAATTTCAAGTGATAGCAAGAAGTCATTTGAACTAAGTAGACGTGGCAGTTCGATTAGAAGAGGATCGATAATGGGAAAACGTGTAGGAGATTTGACAATGGTGAATAATGATAAAGGTGAGTTTGGTTTAGCAGATTTGATGAAAGCTGCTGCAGAGGTGTTAGGGAATGGGCCATTGGGTTCTTCTTATAAGGCTATGATGTCAAATGGATTGACAGTTGTGGTGAAGAGGATCAAAGAAATGAACAAGATCGGAAAAGAGGGTTTCGATGCAGAGGTTAAACGTTTAGGAAGTTTGAGACATAAAAATATTCTAACACTTTTGGCTTACCATCATCGCAAGGAAGAAAAGTTGTTTGTATATGAGTACATTCCTAAAGGAAGCTTGCTATACATATTGCACGGTAAAGTACCTACCTCTAATTTTATCAAGTCATACTAGAAATGCATGGTAAGACTGCGTAcaataaactcatttttgttaattttgtgcATGTGCTTAGAATAGGAGGCCAAAAACTTCTACAAGTCGTGTGTTTACACATTGTATTAGTAGTTTAGTCGTCAAGTGTTTCATATTAGTTGAGGAACGGAAAGTAGTCTCCTAGTATGATCTTGGCAAACTATACGTCTATATCCATGAACTAGCTTTGAAGTTGAGTGAGGTCTATAGGTCCGTTTGCTTCACAAGTTATCGAAGCCAGACTCATCTGTACTCTTGACATGTAGAGCCCCCATGTTATATTGGGATTATTTGCACCTTATGGTCTTTTCAAGGCCACTTATTGAATTATGTTCCCGTTAGCCCAGTGTGTTAAGGGGAATGTAACATAAATAGAGACCTCAAGAAAGGTCTTTTCTACAGTTGTCCTGTTAGGAGTTTAAGGGACAGATTTGAGCTATGCTTAACTCATGAACTAGTTTTTGAGGTTTAATTAGGCCAAATACTCAATTTTCTTTGCGCCAATTAGTTTGTGTATGATTACTTATAAAGATTGCTGCTGCTTTATGAATGATCACAGGTGAAAGAGGGCTGACCCATGCTGAGCTCACCTGGCCAGTGCGT
This window encodes:
- the LOC107013667 gene encoding pollen receptor-like kinase 3, whose protein sequence is MDIFRVMIVCIVLLMIYPVKIMSVSDTDALLKLKQSFTNAASLESWKPGTDPCDKNIRWLGVFCQKKIVTGLLLAETNLSGTIDIEALSQMTGLRTLSFQSNLFSGPMPEFNRMGALKGLYLSENQFSGEIPSNYFAKMLSLKKLWLSDNKFSGEIPASLMELQYLIELHLENNQFTGPIPPMSKQSTLESIDFSNNNLKGEIPVSLSRFNESSFKGNSELCGEKLGKPCNQAINSNNTNNNGTQQSPDSNSNKSISMWIVISSVVLLLIVIIVIYLICRYQQSRRASIESFDEPSLGRRISSDSKKSFELSRRGSSIRRGSIMGKRVGDLTMVNNDKGEFGLADLMKAAAEVLGNGPLGSSYKAMMSNGLTVVVKRIKEMNKIGKEGFDAEVKRLGSLRHKNILTLLAYHHRKEEKLFVYEYIPKGSLLYILHGERGLTHAELTWPVRLKIIQGVVQGLNYLHTELASSDLPHGDLKSSNILISTNHEPILTGYGFCTLMNNTHAVQALIAFKSPEAVQNNQVTPKCDVYCLGIVILEIITGKYPSIYLNTGKGGIDIAQWAKSAIAEGREAELCDPDITASAKDSMSSIKELIHISAACVESNPQQRISIREVIRRIEEIQQQNGVGQTTTSQSQTGQAIEIMPSPRDGDAEIQVSES